From Streptomyces cyaneogriseus subsp. noncyanogenus, the proteins below share one genomic window:
- a CDS encoding ATP-grasp domain-containing protein: MIALVDPVSSGAQLADALLEEGGDFLIVWPQARAPLAGTGHDQVKTVLHTGLDETAAELRAAGVDTVVAGSEYGVTLADELAERLGVPYHAHGLRAARRDKYEMTRALERAGVAHARTAVVRTEDELTALLAGWDPFPVVIKPFNSAGSDGCRICATPAQALAAFRAVAGERNLMGEINEAVLAQEFLAGSQYIVNTVSMDGAHLPAEVYAERIDRVDGAPVLRHIISRQVLDEREQEIVAYVLRCLDALGIRDGAAHTEVMLTAAGPRLVEVNSRLMGPYLSPDAYHAAFGYSSAHLVAERFLRPKEFRNRFDLPYGSARTLAKVYLRAHRDGVVRSLDGLRDMRRLPGFHSAVRLPVAGQRIEDAHLTTGACGLAFFVHEDAELLEHSLAVLHEMEDAGSLFHVTEPGN, translated from the coding sequence GTGATCGCCCTCGTCGACCCCGTGTCCAGCGGAGCCCAGCTCGCCGACGCCCTGCTGGAGGAAGGCGGGGACTTCCTGATCGTCTGGCCGCAGGCGCGGGCACCGCTGGCCGGGACGGGACACGACCAGGTCAAGACCGTGCTGCACACCGGCCTCGACGAGACCGCCGCGGAGCTGCGCGCCGCGGGGGTGGACACCGTCGTCGCCGGCAGCGAGTACGGCGTCACCCTCGCCGACGAACTCGCCGAGCGGCTCGGCGTGCCGTACCACGCGCACGGGCTGCGCGCCGCCCGCCGCGACAAGTACGAGATGACCCGGGCGCTGGAGAGGGCCGGGGTGGCGCACGCCAGGACCGCCGTCGTGCGCACCGAGGACGAACTGACCGCCCTGCTGGCCGGCTGGGACCCCTTCCCCGTGGTGATCAAGCCGTTCAACAGCGCGGGCAGCGACGGCTGCCGGATCTGCGCGACGCCCGCCCAGGCGCTGGCGGCCTTCCGGGCGGTCGCCGGGGAGCGCAACCTCATGGGGGAGATCAACGAGGCCGTCCTCGCCCAGGAGTTCCTCGCCGGCTCGCAGTACATCGTGAACACCGTCAGCATGGACGGCGCCCATCTGCCCGCCGAGGTCTACGCCGAGCGCATCGACCGGGTGGACGGAGCCCCGGTGCTGCGGCACATCATCTCCCGGCAGGTCCTGGACGAGCGGGAGCAGGAGATCGTGGCGTACGTCCTGCGCTGCCTGGACGCCCTCGGCATCCGGGACGGCGCCGCGCACACGGAGGTGATGCTCACCGCCGCGGGCCCGCGGCTGGTCGAGGTCAACAGCCGGCTCATGGGCCCCTACCTCTCGCCCGACGCCTACCACGCCGCCTTCGGGTACAGCAGCGCCCATCTGGTCGCCGAGCGGTTCCTGCGCCCAAAGGAGTTCCGCAACCGCTTCGACCTGCCCTACGGATCGGCGCGCACCCTGGCCAAGGTGTACCTGCGCGCGCACCGCGACGGAGTGGTGCGCTCCCTCGACGGACTGCGCGACATGCGCCGCCTGCCCGGCTTCCACAGCGCGGTCCGGCTCCCCGTCGCCGGGCAGCGGATCGAGGACGCCCATCTGACCACCGGCGCGTGCGGCCTGGCGTTCTTCGTCCACGAGGACGCGGAACTGCTGGAGCACAGCCTGGCGGTGCTGCACGAGATGGAGGACGCGGGCTCGCTGTTCCACGTCACCGAGCCGGGGAACTGA
- a CDS encoding type I polyketide synthase, protein MTAPAGRDLARRVGAAVAEVLGREPDPDTPFFDLGLTSLMLVRVRLRLERELDRPLGDATLFEHSSVAALTAHLAAGGEPGAGSPGASGAAPAPDGRVAVVGMAARLPGADDVERFWRNLRDGVCSVRAFAPGGREGRVPVGGVLDGAELFDAAYFKMSAREAELTDPAHRLFLECCAHALEDGGYAGPDHGLRVGVYAGGGMNLYGPRLPYYARHGMGFGDLSANPAREMQGLIGGQYDFLASRAAYRLGLTGAAVGVQTACSTGLVAVHLAVQSLLAGENDLALAGAAAVHLPQDGGYAHDPEFILSPSGVCRAFDAASDGTVGGNGVAVVLLKRLDRALADGDHVHAVILGSAVTNDGAAKAGFTAPGVQGHAEAARLALARAGIAPETVGYVEAHGTGTALGDPVEFEALSRAYRPADGRTGFCALGSVKPGVGHLDTCAGMAGLLKTVLMLRHGVIVPTVNATRPSPRLPWDASPFRLATRAREWRTEDGAPRRAGVSALGFGGTNAHVVLEEPPARPASPVPGRPVPVPVSARTARALREAARRLRDHLAAHPELSAADVHTTLALGRPHHAHRTVAHGRTAAELAASLDGFLRSPRPSAAAAAPGPPAFAFSGQGAAVAGMARDLYAHFPAVREVLDACEEIHRSAARTSLLDVLLDTGGAPLTGPVAQPAQFALQAALAGLWRECGIEPAITLGHSLGEIAALYAAGAFPLADGLRFVIARGRLMAEGTRPGRMLAVAADAAAVRAVCHGPVEIAAVNGPRSVVLSGAPDAVEEAGRALAAHGIVSRELAVDRAFHSALIDPVLPELRAAAAAVDFAPLRLPCADGVRGEVLPAGTVLDAGHLVRQARRPVLFDAALASVRALGHREFLELGPADPLARMGRAALPDTWWTASPVAGTDGVRAWWEAVSALYRRGFTPRWRAAGVPGRRVPLPGYPFERVRYAAPALPEPAPGGLVVPPPVAEDAAPAGAAGQEVPVAGDRPAMAAAGPAAPLAGRQLAAMGRMFDDVHELMTAQLRVLSGPSAVAGAQGGDRGERRKESTRAH, encoded by the coding sequence GTGACGGCGCCGGCCGGGCGGGACCTGGCGCGGCGCGTCGGCGCGGCCGTGGCCGAGGTGCTGGGCAGGGAGCCGGACCCGGACACCCCCTTCTTCGACCTGGGGCTCACCTCGCTGATGCTGGTCCGGGTACGGCTGCGGCTCGAACGCGAGCTGGACCGCCCGCTCGGCGACGCCACGCTGTTCGAGCACTCCAGCGTCGCCGCGCTGACCGCGCACCTGGCCGCGGGCGGGGAGCCCGGCGCGGGCTCCCCCGGCGCGTCCGGCGCGGCGCCCGCCCCCGACGGGCGGGTGGCCGTGGTGGGCATGGCGGCCCGGCTGCCCGGCGCCGACGACGTGGAGCGGTTCTGGCGCAACCTGCGCGACGGCGTGTGCAGCGTCCGCGCCTTCGCCCCCGGCGGCCGGGAGGGCCGGGTGCCGGTCGGCGGGGTCCTCGACGGCGCCGAGCTGTTCGACGCCGCGTACTTCAAGATGAGCGCGCGCGAGGCCGAGCTGACCGATCCCGCCCACCGGCTGTTCCTGGAGTGCTGCGCCCACGCCCTGGAGGACGGCGGCTACGCGGGCCCGGACCACGGGCTGCGCGTGGGGGTGTACGCGGGCGGCGGGATGAACCTGTACGGGCCCCGGCTGCCGTACTACGCGCGGCACGGGATGGGCTTCGGCGACCTCTCGGCCAACCCCGCCCGGGAGATGCAGGGCCTGATCGGCGGGCAGTACGACTTCCTGGCCTCCCGCGCCGCCTACCGGCTGGGGCTCACCGGCGCGGCCGTGGGTGTGCAGACGGCGTGCTCCACCGGGCTGGTCGCCGTCCATCTGGCGGTCCAGTCGCTGCTGGCGGGCGAGAACGACCTGGCGCTGGCGGGGGCCGCCGCGGTGCACCTGCCGCAGGACGGCGGGTACGCCCACGATCCCGAGTTCATCCTGTCGCCCAGCGGGGTGTGCCGCGCCTTCGACGCCGCGTCCGACGGCACGGTCGGCGGCAACGGCGTGGCCGTGGTGCTGCTCAAGCGGCTCGACCGGGCCCTGGCCGACGGCGACCACGTCCACGCGGTGATCCTGGGGTCGGCGGTGACCAACGACGGCGCCGCCAAGGCCGGCTTCACCGCGCCCGGCGTACAGGGCCACGCGGAGGCCGCGCGGCTGGCCCTGGCGCGGGCCGGGATCGCCCCGGAGACCGTCGGGTACGTCGAGGCCCACGGGACGGGCACCGCGCTGGGCGATCCCGTCGAGTTCGAGGCGCTGTCGCGGGCCTACCGCCCGGCCGACGGGCGCACCGGGTTCTGCGCGCTCGGCTCGGTCAAGCCCGGTGTGGGGCACCTGGACACCTGTGCCGGCATGGCCGGTCTGCTCAAGACGGTCCTGATGCTGCGCCACGGCGTGATCGTGCCCACCGTCAACGCCACCCGGCCCAGCCCGCGGCTGCCGTGGGACGCGAGCCCGTTCCGCCTCGCCACGCGGGCGCGGGAGTGGCGCACCGAGGACGGCGCTCCCCGGCGGGCGGGGGTGAGCGCCCTGGGCTTCGGCGGCACCAACGCCCATGTGGTCCTGGAGGAACCCCCGGCGCGGCCCGCCTCCCCCGTGCCCGGGCGGCCGGTGCCGGTGCCGGTGAGCGCGCGCACCGCGCGGGCCCTGCGGGAGGCGGCCCGGCGGCTGCGGGACCATCTCGCGGCGCACCCGGAACTGTCCGCGGCCGACGTCCACACCACGCTCGCGCTCGGTCGCCCGCACCACGCCCACCGCACGGTGGCGCACGGGCGGACGGCGGCCGAACTGGCCGCGTCCCTGGACGGCTTCCTCCGGTCACCGCGGCCCTCCGCCGCCGCTGCCGCGCCGGGGCCGCCGGCCTTCGCCTTCTCCGGGCAGGGCGCGGCCGTCGCGGGCATGGCGCGCGACCTGTACGCCCACTTCCCGGCCGTACGGGAGGTGCTGGACGCCTGCGAGGAGATCCACCGGAGCGCCGCCCGCACCAGCCTGCTCGACGTCCTGCTCGACACCGGGGGCGCGCCGCTGACCGGCCCGGTCGCCCAGCCCGCCCAGTTCGCCCTCCAGGCGGCGCTGGCGGGGCTGTGGCGGGAGTGCGGCATCGAGCCCGCGATCACGCTCGGGCACAGTCTCGGCGAGATCGCCGCCCTGTACGCGGCGGGCGCGTTCCCGCTCGCCGACGGACTGCGGTTCGTGATCGCGCGGGGGCGGCTCATGGCCGAGGGGACCCGCCCGGGGCGGATGCTCGCGGTCGCCGCCGACGCCGCGGCGGTACGCGCCGTCTGCCACGGGCCGGTGGAGATCGCCGCGGTCAACGGCCCGCGCTCGGTGGTGCTGTCGGGCGCGCCGGACGCCGTCGAGGAGGCGGGCCGGGCCCTCGCGGCGCACGGGATCGTCAGCCGTGAGCTGGCGGTGGACCGGGCCTTCCACTCCGCGCTGATCGATCCGGTGCTGCCCGAGTTGCGCGCGGCGGCCGCCGCCGTGGACTTCGCCCCGCTCCGCCTGCCCTGCGCGGACGGTGTGCGGGGGGAGGTGCTGCCCGCGGGGACGGTCCTGGACGCCGGCCATCTGGTGCGCCAGGCCCGCCGGCCGGTCCTCTTCGACGCCGCGCTCGCAAGCGTGCGCGCGCTGGGGCACCGGGAGTTCCTGGAACTGGGGCCGGCCGATCCGCTGGCCCGCATGGGGCGGGCGGCGCTGCCGGACACGTGGTGGACCGCGAGTCCGGTCGCGGGCACGGACGGCGTCCGGGCGTGGTGGGAGGCGGTCTCGGCGCTGTACCGGCGCGGTTTCACGCCGCGCTGGCGGGCGGCCGGGGTGCCGGGGCGGAGGGTGCCGCTGCCCGGCTACCCGTTCGAGCGGGTGCGGTACGCGGCGCCCGCGCTCCCCGAGCCCGCCCCCGGCGGCCTCGTGGTGCCCCCGCCGGTGGCCGAAGACGCCGCACCGGCGGGCGCGGCGGGGCAGGAGGTGCCGGTGGCCGGTGACCGCCCGGCCATGGCCGCCGCCGGTCCGGCCGCGCCCCTGGCGGGCCGCCAACTGGCCGCGATGGGGCGGATGTTCGACGACGTTCACGAGCTGATGACCGCGCAACTGCGGGTCCTGTCCGGTCCGTCCGCCGTCGCGGGCGCCCAGGGCGGGGACCGCGGGGAGCGGAGGAAGGAGAGCACCCGTGCTCACTGA
- a CDS encoding non-ribosomal peptide synthetase: MTATVDETGTLDDVLALVAGRLGRPSEGVDPDGSFVASGADSLALLALARDVQTRFGIRVPVRHLFDDMDTPRKLARALGARTGGPAGAGPSAPRPPADEPPGDGPFGAEPTADEPCEAQPFAAEQPFGAEPAADGPLPDEPRAGAPVPRGPAALPVAAPVPLTPAAGTAPHPDGGAPDPLLAVLTGQLELAEKMMTNFSELAREQLRVLDGQRPDPGPATAAAPPTASAASAAPSLTGAARPATASVPAPAAPTAAQAAAPAADQKAAVDRATGRHAPDFSLYFFGDYPHGDAAAAYGHLLSAAAFADEHGFHTLWLPERHFHSFGALFPNPAVLAAALATRTSRIRIHAGSVVLPLHDPIRVAEEWSVVDNLSGGRVGLGVASGWHSTDFVLAPEHYGRQREVMYEHLDTVRGLWAGRAVTAKAGDGTPVEVSVHPRPVQADLPLFTAVLSNPGSYERAGRAGLGVVTNLMAQSTDDLRANIARYRAARAAAGLDPAGGRVVVLVHTYLGADAGRARAEARRPFCDYLRSSVDLFDNVANSLGIDVDLRATDPEDVDFVLGRAYETYCAQRALIGSADSVRPVLDALASAGADEIGCFVDFGVAPELMLGALPELARLRAEYRAPATARPAASAPAPGTPSAAPAPAGPSAPVPSARATVSAPAAVSAPAAPSGPYTAPASPLQRRMWLLDRMDPGSHTYYEPKALLIEGPLDTDVLRLCLRRVVARHPQLRTVFREHDGELRQVVLDDVRVDCPVTSLTGCDDETALLRLRDMADEEPDFDLAAGPLLRARIGRLADDRHLLYLVAHHIVFDALSTRILCRDLAAYYRAWPGEPDDLPALPALSDVLPAPTAPRPDGLDFWRRELAGAVPLGLPTDRPRDPGRPARGASLAHELDAALSEEIRAAGRAAGCTPFMVLVAAVGAVLGRFAGQEDVVLGTAVTNRPPGAEDSVGMFVETVALRLDLSGDPGFAELLHRVRSGALRALDHHDVPFDQVVEAVRPDRTAGGNPLFGVMVEYEEESGPVLDGTGLSAELLDVPREQAPFDLTLYFTDRAEGIRCAVEYDAELFDAPTVRRILEYVEDLLRNAAQAPAVALSRLPALTARDERTLEGWQGERTEYPAACLHELVEAQAAATPDAVAVDGCGEPLTYRRLDAAANRLAHRLAARGLEHGDTAAVCLPRGAELVVAVLAVLKCGAVYVPVDRSLPAERRAFMLRDSGARLVVADRAVDGEESFPCPVQWIDDPDTAEGAEEPLGRAVAPDDLAYCIYTSGSTGRPKAVAVPHRGPVNLVHWQRRALGPLRTVQWASAGFDVSVQEIFTTLGSGATLVVLDDETRYDPAAVAEHLRRHSVERLSAPYTPLTYLLPELPEVPSLRQLLIGGEKLTVTPALRELAERCPQLEIYNQYGPTEASVIVTSHRVDPATETVAPIGRPLDNVTLVVADRSGRPVPVGAPGELVIGGAPVARGYLGAPEATARSFLTGPEGTERRYRTGDLVRWRSDGVLQYIGRIDDQVKIRGHRVEPEEAQWALVQLDEVRDAVVLARPDAAGETELAAFVVPRPDAPGAADAGGDWSAPLRARLAERLPHYLVPQTWIRLDGLPHGPNGKLDRDRLLALRAGDPAGDAGAPLTGLEQKVHDLWVTELGTGPIAPDRSFFDVGGNSLSAVRLLERLRSELGPRVPVAVFFADPTIRGVAARVAALREEGTS, from the coding sequence GTGACAGCAACCGTGGACGAGACGGGGACCCTGGACGACGTGCTGGCCCTCGTCGCCGGCCGGCTGGGCCGGCCGTCCGAGGGCGTGGACCCCGACGGCTCGTTCGTCGCGTCCGGAGCCGACTCCCTGGCCCTGCTCGCGCTGGCCCGGGACGTGCAGACGCGGTTCGGGATCCGGGTGCCGGTCCGGCACCTCTTCGATGACATGGACACCCCGCGCAAGCTGGCCCGGGCACTGGGCGCGCGGACGGGCGGCCCCGCCGGAGCCGGGCCGTCCGCGCCCCGGCCGCCCGCCGACGAGCCCCCCGGCGACGGCCCCTTCGGCGCCGAGCCGACCGCCGACGAACCCTGCGAGGCTCAGCCCTTCGCGGCCGAGCAGCCCTTCGGCGCCGAGCCGGCCGCCGACGGACCGCTCCCGGACGAGCCCCGCGCCGGCGCGCCCGTGCCGCGGGGTCCCGCCGCCCTGCCGGTGGCGGCCCCCGTCCCGCTCACGCCCGCCGCAGGGACGGCGCCGCACCCGGACGGCGGCGCCCCGGACCCCTTACTGGCCGTCCTCACCGGGCAGCTCGAACTCGCCGAGAAGATGATGACCAACTTCTCGGAGCTGGCCCGGGAGCAGCTACGCGTCCTGGACGGACAGCGCCCGGACCCCGGCCCCGCCACGGCCGCGGCCCCTCCCACCGCGTCCGCCGCGTCCGCCGCACCGTCCCTCACGGGGGCCGCGCGGCCCGCCACGGCCTCCGTCCCGGCCCCCGCCGCGCCGACGGCCGCTCAGGCGGCCGCCCCGGCGGCTGATCAGAAAGCGGCCGTGGACCGTGCCACCGGCCGCCACGCGCCGGACTTCAGCCTCTACTTCTTCGGCGACTACCCCCACGGGGACGCGGCGGCCGCGTACGGCCACCTCCTGAGCGCCGCCGCCTTCGCCGACGAACACGGCTTCCACACCCTGTGGCTTCCCGAGCGGCACTTCCACTCCTTCGGCGCGCTGTTCCCCAACCCGGCCGTCCTGGCCGCCGCGCTGGCCACGCGCACCTCCCGCATCCGGATCCACGCCGGATCCGTGGTCCTGCCGCTGCACGACCCCATCCGGGTGGCCGAGGAATGGTCGGTCGTCGACAACCTCTCCGGCGGACGGGTCGGCCTCGGCGTCGCCTCCGGCTGGCACTCCACGGACTTCGTCCTCGCGCCGGAGCACTACGGCCGCCAGCGGGAGGTGATGTACGAGCACCTGGACACCGTGCGCGGACTGTGGGCGGGCCGGGCCGTCACCGCCAAGGCCGGGGACGGCACGCCGGTGGAGGTGTCCGTCCACCCCAGGCCGGTCCAGGCCGACCTGCCGCTGTTCACCGCCGTGCTCTCCAACCCCGGGAGCTACGAGCGGGCCGGGCGGGCCGGGCTCGGTGTCGTGACCAACCTGATGGCGCAGAGCACCGACGACCTGCGGGCCAACATCGCCCGCTACCGGGCCGCCCGCGCCGCGGCCGGGCTCGATCCGGCGGGCGGACGCGTGGTGGTGCTGGTGCACACCTACCTCGGCGCGGACGCCGGGCGGGCCCGCGCCGAGGCCCGGCGCCCCTTCTGCGACTATCTGCGCTCCTCCGTCGACCTGTTCGACAACGTCGCCAACAGCCTCGGCATCGACGTCGACCTGCGGGCGACCGACCCCGAGGACGTGGACTTCGTCCTGGGCCGCGCCTATGAGACCTACTGCGCGCAGCGGGCGCTGATCGGCAGCGCCGACAGCGTGCGCCCGGTGCTGGACGCCCTGGCCTCGGCCGGCGCCGACGAGATCGGCTGCTTCGTCGACTTCGGCGTGGCACCGGAGCTGATGCTCGGCGCCCTGCCGGAACTGGCCCGGCTGCGCGCCGAGTACCGCGCGCCCGCGACCGCCCGCCCCGCCGCGTCCGCCCCGGCGCCCGGCACCCCCTCCGCGGCACCGGCCCCGGCAGGCCCGTCCGCCCCGGTCCCGTCCGCCCGGGCGACCGTCTCCGCCCCGGCGGCCGTCTCCGCCCCGGCGGCCCCCTCCGGTCCGTACACCGCCCCCGCCTCGCCGCTACAGCGCAGGATGTGGCTGCTGGACCGGATGGACCCGGGCAGCCACACCTACTACGAGCCGAAGGCGCTGCTCATCGAGGGGCCGCTCGACACCGACGTCCTGCGTCTGTGCCTGCGCCGGGTGGTCGCCCGGCACCCCCAGTTGCGCACGGTCTTCCGCGAGCACGACGGCGAGCTGCGGCAGGTCGTCCTGGACGACGTCCGCGTCGACTGCCCCGTGACCTCGCTGACCGGGTGCGACGACGAGACGGCGCTGCTGCGGCTGCGGGACATGGCGGACGAGGAGCCCGACTTCGACCTGGCCGCCGGGCCGTTGCTGCGCGCGCGGATCGGCCGCCTGGCCGACGACCGCCATCTGCTGTACCTCGTCGCCCACCACATCGTCTTCGACGCGCTGTCGACCCGGATCCTGTGCCGGGACCTCGCCGCCTACTACCGGGCCTGGCCGGGCGAGCCGGACGATCTGCCCGCCCTGCCCGCACTCTCCGACGTCCTCCCCGCCCCCACCGCCCCGCGCCCGGACGGCCTGGACTTCTGGCGGCGGGAGCTCGCCGGCGCGGTCCCCCTCGGCCTGCCCACCGACCGCCCCCGCGACCCCGGCCGCCCGGCACGCGGCGCGAGCCTGGCGCACGAGCTGGACGCGGCGCTGAGCGAGGAGATCCGCGCCGCCGGACGCGCCGCGGGCTGCACCCCGTTCATGGTGCTCGTGGCCGCGGTGGGCGCGGTCCTCGGCCGGTTCGCCGGGCAGGAGGACGTGGTGCTCGGCACCGCGGTCACCAACCGGCCGCCCGGCGCGGAGGACAGCGTCGGCATGTTCGTCGAGACGGTCGCGCTGCGGCTCGACCTGTCCGGCGACCCCGGCTTCGCCGAGCTGCTGCACCGCGTCCGGTCCGGCGCGCTGCGCGCCCTCGACCACCACGACGTGCCGTTCGACCAGGTGGTGGAGGCGGTCCGGCCGGACCGCACGGCGGGCGGCAACCCGCTGTTCGGGGTCATGGTCGAGTACGAGGAGGAGTCCGGACCCGTCCTCGACGGCACCGGGCTGTCGGCCGAACTCCTCGACGTGCCGCGCGAGCAGGCGCCGTTCGACCTCACGCTGTACTTCACCGACCGGGCGGAGGGCATCCGCTGCGCGGTCGAGTACGACGCGGAGCTGTTCGACGCCCCGACGGTGCGCCGGATCCTGGAGTACGTCGAGGACCTCCTGCGCAACGCCGCGCAGGCGCCCGCCGTCGCCCTGTCTCGGCTGCCCGCGCTGACCGCGCGGGACGAGCGGACCCTGGAGGGCTGGCAGGGCGAGCGGACCGAGTACCCGGCGGCCTGCCTGCACGAACTGGTCGAGGCGCAGGCGGCGGCCACACCGGACGCGGTGGCCGTCGACGGCTGCGGCGAACCGCTCACCTACCGGCGGCTGGACGCCGCCGCCAACCGGCTCGCCCACCGCCTCGCCGCGCGCGGCCTGGAGCACGGGGACACCGCCGCCGTCTGCCTGCCCCGCGGCGCGGAACTGGTCGTCGCCGTCCTCGCCGTGCTCAAGTGCGGCGCGGTCTACGTCCCCGTGGACCGGTCGCTGCCCGCCGAGCGCCGGGCGTTCATGCTGCGCGACAGCGGGGCCCGGCTGGTCGTCGCGGACCGCGCGGTGGACGGCGAGGAATCCTTCCCCTGCCCGGTGCAGTGGATCGACGACCCGGACACCGCCGAGGGCGCCGAGGAGCCGCTGGGCCGCGCGGTGGCACCGGACGACCTCGCCTACTGCATCTACACCTCCGGTTCGACCGGCAGGCCCAAGGCGGTGGCGGTCCCGCACCGCGGACCGGTCAACCTGGTCCACTGGCAGCGGCGCGCCCTCGGCCCCCTGCGCACCGTGCAGTGGGCCTCCGCGGGCTTCGACGTGAGCGTGCAGGAGATCTTCACCACGCTCGGCTCGGGCGCCACGCTGGTCGTCCTGGACGACGAGACGCGCTACGACCCGGCGGCGGTGGCCGAGCATCTGCGCCGGCACTCGGTGGAGCGGCTCAGCGCGCCGTACACACCGCTGACCTACCTGCTCCCGGAGCTGCCGGAGGTGCCCTCGCTGCGCCAGCTCCTCATCGGCGGCGAGAAGCTCACCGTCACGCCCGCGCTGCGGGAGCTGGCCGAGCGGTGCCCGCAGTTGGAGATCTACAACCAGTACGGGCCCACGGAGGCGTCCGTCATCGTCACCTCCCACCGCGTCGACCCCGCCACGGAGACGGTCGCGCCGATCGGCCGGCCCCTGGACAACGTCACGCTCGTCGTCGCCGACCGCTCGGGACGGCCCGTGCCGGTCGGCGCGCCGGGCGAACTCGTCATCGGCGGCGCCCCGGTGGCCCGCGGCTACCTCGGCGCCCCCGAGGCCACCGCGCGGTCCTTCCTCACCGGGCCGGAGGGCACCGAACGCCGCTACCGCACCGGCGACCTGGTGCGCTGGCGGTCCGACGGGGTGCTCCAGTACATCGGGCGCATCGACGACCAGGTGAAGATCCGCGGCCACCGGGTGGAGCCGGAGGAGGCGCAGTGGGCGCTCGTCCAGCTCGACGAGGTGCGCGACGCGGTCGTCCTCGCCCGCCCGGACGCGGCCGGTGAGACGGAGCTGGCCGCGTTCGTGGTGCCGCGGCCGGACGCGCCCGGGGCGGCGGACGCGGGCGGCGACTGGAGCGCCCCCCTGCGGGCACGGCTCGCCGAGCGGCTGCCGCACTACCTCGTGCCGCAGACGTGGATCCGGCTCGACGGCCTCCCGCACGGCCCCAACGGCAAGCTGGACCGCGACCGGTTGCTGGCCCTGCGCGCCGGCGACCCGGCCGGGGACGCCGGGGCGCCGCTGACCGGGCTGGAGCAGAAGGTGCACGACCTGTGGGTGACCGAACTGGGCACCGGCCCGATCGCCCCGGACCGCTCCTTCTTCGACGTGGGCGGCAACTCCCTGTCCGCGGTGCGCCTGCTGGAGCGCCTGCGCTCCGAGCTCGGCCCGCGCGTCCCCGTCGCCGTCTTCTTCGCCGATCCCACGATCCGCGGCGTCGCCGCCCGGGTCGCCGCACTGCGCGAGGAGGGGACGTCGTGA
- a CDS encoding TylF/MycF family methyltransferase, translating into MESTAQLYLDLMKKVLANTIYEDPPIPASWAPAVEYDELNRRLGVDWPSVAHTMIGIRRLENVEHCVRTVLEEGIPGDLIETGVWRGGTCIFMRAILKAHGVRDRQVWVADSFQGMPSADSSTHPGDRELASDRYNDLIATDLPTVRGNFERYGLLDEQVRFLPGWFRDTLPTAPIDRLAVLRLDSDLYESTMDTLVHLYPKLSPGGFVIIDDYHIPVCAEAVHDWRARFGVDDPIEDIDGLGAFWRRSG; encoded by the coding sequence GTGGAATCCACAGCACAGCTCTATCTGGACCTCATGAAGAAGGTCCTGGCGAACACCATTTACGAAGACCCACCGATCCCGGCGAGCTGGGCTCCCGCGGTCGAATACGACGAACTCAACCGCCGCCTCGGCGTCGATTGGCCGAGCGTGGCACACACCATGATCGGAATCCGGCGCCTGGAGAACGTCGAGCACTGCGTGCGCACGGTTCTGGAGGAGGGGATTCCGGGCGATCTCATCGAGACCGGCGTGTGGCGCGGAGGGACCTGCATCTTCATGCGGGCCATCCTCAAGGCCCACGGCGTGCGGGACCGGCAGGTGTGGGTGGCCGACTCCTTCCAGGGCATGCCGAGCGCCGATTCCTCGACGCATCCCGGGGACCGGGAGCTGGCCTCCGACCGCTACAACGACCTGATCGCGACCGATCTGCCGACCGTGCGTGGCAACTTCGAGCGCTACGGCCTCCTCGACGAGCAGGTGCGCTTCCTGCCGGGCTGGTTCCGCGACACGCTGCCCACCGCCCCGATCGACCGGCTGGCCGTGCTGCGCCTGGACAGCGATCTCTACGAATCGACGATGGACACGCTGGTCCACCTCTACCCCAAGCTCTCGCCGGGCGGCTTCGTGATCATCGACGACTACCACATCCCCGTGTGCGCGGAGGCGGTGCACGACTGGCGCGCCCGCTTCGGGGTCGACGACCCGATCGAGGACATCGACGGTCTCGGCGCCTTCTGGCGCCGCAGCGGCTGA